The sequence ACTCATCGAAACGATCCAGATGCTCTGCCAAAAAACCAAACATCTGCTGGACATTAAATACCTGCTTTCCCTGTATGAGCCGGATTCGGATTTCGCGCAAACTTTTGCCCAGAGATTTAAGCGCGACTACGGCGCGGCGCTGCTGCACACCAGGATCAACCGCGACAGCGTGATCCGCGAAGCCGCGCAGGCCGGTTTGCCAGTGGCGGATTTTCAGCCGCGCTCTCTGGCTTATCTTGATTATCTGGCTCTGGCCAACGAAATTATCATCTGGCAAAACCAGGAAATTTTAGAAAATGTTTTTAACAATCCGCCGGCCCAACCGCCGCAAACCGCGCTCGGCGTTTGTTTTGCTATTCAAAACACCGAAGCGCAGGCGGTCAATATTTCCGGTGATTTTAACAACTGGACACCAGAGGCCTCGCCGTTGATCAGGCTGGAGCAAAAAGGCCTTTGGTATACTTTTTTACCGCTGCAAGCCGGACGCTACAATTATCAGTTCGTGATCGACGGCAAGCATCGCCCCGACCCGCGCAACCCCGTTACGGAAACCTCGCCATTCGGCGCACAACAGTCAGTGGTAGAGATTAACTAACCGCTTATTTCCAAGCCAGAAAATTATCCGGAGTGATTGCTTTTTTCTTTGTTGACAAGTTATTTTTTTACGTTATAATAGTTGAATGAGTGCTCAATTATTCAATCATAGCAATGACGCGGTGTGCGATTGCTGCGTCATTCATAAACAGCTGGTGCACAAAGTGCGCCGGTCGCTGCCAGACGAAAATTCTTTGCTGGAGCTGGCCGATCTGCTCAGAGTGTTTGGCGACTCGACGCGGGTCAGGATCATCAGCGCCCTGCTACACGCCGAGTTGTGCGTCTGCGATATCGCCGCGCTGCTCGGCATGACCAAATCGGCTATCTCGCACCAATTAAGAGTTTTGCGCCAGACCAAGCTGGTCAAGCACCGTAAAGCAGGCAAAATCGTTTATTACTCTCTGGATGATAAGCATGTCAGCGCCATTTTCAAACTGGGACTGGCGCATGTCCGCGAAAGGAAATAATTATGTGCGAAACTTGCGGCGCGGAAAAACAAACAGCTAACCCCTCAAGGCCTGGACTAAAATATTTCTGCCTCTTCAGCGGCACGGCGTTTTTTCTGGCCGGACTGTTTCTCCAGCTGGACAATACCGCGCGCTTGCTGGTGTTTCTGGCCAGCTACATTTTAATCGGCGGAGAAGTTGTCTGGCAGGCCATCAAGAACATTCCGCGCGGCCAGATTTTTGACGAAAATTTTTTGATGAGTCTGGCCAGCATCGGCGCGTTCACGATCGGCGAGTATCCCGAAGCCGCGGCCGTTATGCTTTTTTATCAGATCGGCGAGAGTTTTCAGGAGCGGGCGGTCGCGCGGTCGCGTCAGGCCATCACCACGCTTATGGATATTCGGCCGGATTTTGCCGTGCTGCCCGGCGGGGAAAAAGTTGATCCGGCGGATGTGCCGGTCGGCGCGGTTATTATTGTCCGGCCGGGCGAAAAAATCCCGCTGGACGGCGCTGTCATAGAAGGCCGCTCCACGCTGGATGTATCCGCGCTCACCGGCGAATCCCTGCCCCGCGAGGTATCTGCCGGCAGCGAAGTTTTATCCGGCTCGGTCAATCAAAGCGGCCTGCTGACTATCCGTGTGGACAAAGTATTCGGCGAATCCACGGTCAGCAAAATTCTGCGTCTGGTGGAAAACGCCGAGCAGAAAAAAGCGCCGGTGGAGAATTTCATCACCAAATTCGCGCGTTATTACACGCCGGCCGTGGTCGGCGCGGCCGCGCTGCTGGCTGTCCTGCCGCCGTTATTTATCAGCGGCGCGGCGTTTACCGATTGGCTGTACCGCGCGCTGACTTTTTTGGTCGTGTCCTGTCCCTGCGCGCTGGTTGTTTCCGTGCCGCTGTCGTTTTTTGCCGGCATCGGCACGGCCTCGCAAAACGGTATTTTGGTCAAAGGCGGCAATTATCTCGACGCGCTCAATGACGCCGGGACTGTGGTGTTCGACAAAACCGGCACTTTGACCAGAGGAGTTTTTTCCGTGACGCAGGTCCGGCCGGCGGACGGCTGGACGGCGGAAAAACTGCTGGAAACCGCCGCGCACGCCGAGCTACATTCCAATCACCCAATCGCCGTTTCGATACGGCAGGCTTACGGAAAAAAACCGGACGGCGCCCGCGTGACCCAGCTTGCGGAAATTGCCGGACAGGGGCTTAAAATAAAACTGGATGGAAAAACGGTCTTGGCCGGCAACGCCAAAATGCTGGCGCAGGAAAATGTGCCGCTGCCAGACAAGGCCCTTTTCGGCGCGCCGGACGGCACGGTCATTTATCTGGCCGTAGACCAAAAATTCGCCGGCGCTATAGCTATCGCCGATGAAATAAAGCCGGACAGCCGACAGGCCGTCACGGAATTAAGCAAACTTGGCAAAGACATTGTGCTGCTCACCGGCGACAATCAAAACACCGCGCGGCAGATCGCCGCCGCGCTTGGCATAAACAAAGTTTACGCGGAATTATTGCCGCAGGAAAAAGTCGAGCAGCTGGAAGCGTTAGCCCAAAGCGGCGGCAAAACGATCTTTGTCGGCGACGGCATCAATGACGCGCCGGCGCTGGCCGCCAGCGCTGTGGGCGTAGCTATGGGTGGTGTCGGTTCGGACGCAGCCATCGAAGCGGCGGATATTGTGTTAATGACCGACGAGCCGTCCAAACTGCCCACAGCAATGTGGATCGCGCGGATCACACGGCGCATCGTCTGGCAAAATATTATTTTTGCGCTGGGCATCAAAGCGGCAATTTTGCTGCTGAGCGCGCTGGGACGGGCCGGCATGTGGTTCGCGGTTTTCGGCGATGTCGGCGTTTGTTTTCTGGCGATCCTGAACGCGCTGCGTATTATGCTCGTGAAGCCCCGGAAAAATTAATTTCGTAAATTTCCAGCCTGCCCAAAAATATCAGCCTGTGCTATAATCCCCGCGCTTTTGGGGACAAAATCTTAAATAGCAAAGGAGAAAATTATGTGCAAGGCAACAACAATAGTAGAGATCAAAGGCCGCGAGGTGCTGGACAGCCGCGGCAATCCGACCGTGGAAGTCGAAGTCCTTTTGGCCAACGGAGCTTTAGGCCGCGCGATAGTTCCGTCTGGCGCGTCGACTGGCTCGCGCGAGGCTCTAGAGCTGCGCGACGGTGACAAAAAACGCTATCTGGGCAAAGGCGTGCAAAAAGCCGTGCATAACGTCAACACGCTCATCGCCAAAAAAGTACTCGGCCTCGACGCGCTCGATCAATTGACCGTCGACAGCGCTATGCTCAAACTGGACGGCACGCCTTTCAAGAAAAAACTGGGCGCCAACGCGATACTCGGCGTTTCGCTGGCTACGGCCAGAGCCGCCGCCGCCGCGCTGGAAGTACCGCTGTACCGCTATCTGGGCGGCACGTATACCAATGAGTTGCCAGTGCCGATGATGAATATCATCAACGGCGGTGCGCACGCGGACAACAACATCGATTTTCAGGAATTCATGATCGTACCGGCCGGCGCGGCGACATTCAAAGAAGCTCTGCGCACTGGCGTGGAAGTTTTTCACCATTTGAAAAAGGTGCTGAAAAGTCAGGGGCTGAACACCGCGGTCGGCGACGAAGGCGGTTTTGCGCCAAATTTAAAATCCAACGAGGAAGCGATCCGCGTGATCATTGAGGCGATCCAGGCCGCCGGTTATAAACCGGGCAAAGATGTTTTCATCGCGCTCGATGTGGCTTCCAGCGAATTTTACGACGCCAGGAAAAAGAAATATTTGCTGGAAAGTGAAAACAAAGAGCTGACTTCCGAGCAATTCGCCCAGTATCTCGGTCGTCTAGCGGATATCTATCCGATCATATCTATAGAAGACGGCATGGCCGAAGGCGACTGGGACGGCTGGAAATATCTGACCAACAAACTGGGCGGCCGGATCCAGCTGGTCGGCGATGATCTTTTTGTGACCAACGTAAAAATTTTGGCCGAGGGCATCAAAAAAGGTATCGCTAATTCTATTCTCATCAAGGTCAATCAGATCGGCTCTTTGAGCGAAACTTTTGCGGCCGTGCAAATGGCGCAAAAGGCCGGCTACACCGCGGTCATTTCGCACCGTTCGGGCGAATCCGAAGACTCGACGATTGCCGACATCGCCGTGGCGCTCAACGCCGGCCAGATCAAGACCGGCTCGGCCTCGCGCACCGACCGCATTGCCAAGTACAATCAGCTGCTACGCATCGAGGAAGAGCTGGGCAGCAACGCGGTGTACAGCGGGATCAAGTCCTTTAAAAATCTCTAAATCCGCTGCTGCAATTTTTTACCCGCGCTTGATCTTGTAAAATCAGGCGCGGGTTTTTTATATCAACCGGAATAATTCCGTGTTAAAATAACGGTATGAACCTAATCCTGATCGGATTCATGGGCAGCGGCAAAACTTCTACTGGCCGGATTTTGGCCAAACAACTCGGCTACAAATTTCTCGACACCGACCAGGTCGTCGAACAAAAAAACGGCCTGACCTGCGCTAAAATATTTGAACAGCGCGGAGAGGAATTTTTCCGCAAACAGGAAACGGCGGCGCTCCAAGAACTGCACGGTCTGGACAGCGCGGTCATCGCCACAGGCGGCGGCATTGTTTTGTCCGCAGACAATCGGGATCTTTTAAAAAAACTCGGCATTGTAGTTTATTTAAAAACCGAACCGGCTGAGATATTGAAGCGCGTGGCAGATGACGTGACGCGGCCGCTACTGCCCCAAGAAAACAAATTGGCGGAAATCCAAAACCTGCTGGCCGTGCGGCAACCGCTGTATCTGGCCGCCGCGCAAGCCGTCGTCGAAACCTACACCGGACTACCCGAAAAAACCGCCGCCGAAATTTTAAAAATGTTAAAATTGGAGCCGTTATGCCGTCCGTAGAAGTAAAATTAGCCCAGCGTTCTTACACCGTGCGGATCGGCGCAGGTCTGTTGTCCCGAAGCTGTCAGCTGTTGAGCGAGTTAGATCTGCACGGCAAAATTTTGATCGTCAGCAATAAAAAAGTTTTCGGCCTCTACGGACGGCAGCTGCAGATCAATCTGGCCAAGCACTATCAAGTTTTTGTTTATCTGATCGGCGATGGCGAAAAATATAAATCTTTCAGCACCCTGCAAAAGGTTTTGCGTTTTCTGATCCAAAACAAATTTGAGCGCAGCGACACCATCGCGGCGCTGGGTGGCGGCGTGGTCGGCGATCTAGCCGGCTTTGCGGCGGCGGTCTATCTGCGCGGGATAAATTTCGTGCAGCTGCCCACCACCCTGCTCGCGCAAGTCGACTCCAGTGTCGGCGGCAAAACCGCGGTCAACGATCCGCTGGGCAAAAATCTGATCGGCGCTTTTTATCAGCCCAAACTCGTGATCGCCGACACGCGGACTTTGCGCACTCTGCCCGCGCGGGAGATGCGCTGCGGTCTGGGCGAGATCGTCAAATACGGACTGATCGCCGCGCCGCGCCTCCTGACCACGCTGAGTCAAAAGGCGGACAGCACCGCCGAGCCGTTCGCCCAGCGCTCTGCCGAGCTGCTGGCGCAGTGCTCTGCCGAGCTGCTCACCCAGCGCTCTGCCGAGCTGCTGGCGCAGTGCTCTGCCGAGCTGCTGGCGCAGTGCTGTCGCATCAAAGCGAAAATAGTCAGCGCCGACGAGCGTGAAAGCAATCGGCGCGCGGTCTTAAATTTTGGCCATACTATCGGTC is a genomic window of Candidatus Margulisiibacteriota bacterium containing:
- a CDS encoding AAA family ATPase, which produces MSVIAIINQKGGCGKTTTTINLAAALAQKKQKTLIIDFDPQGHSSLGLGVNEQKLSRTISDVLLKAEPPQNALLNIKENLDLLPSNISLIALEQKLASVTGREYYLRKMLADFGRNYQTVIIDCPPHLGLLSVNALLAADKVLVPVEPSKFGLDGLRKLIETIQMLCQKTKHLLDIKYLLSLYEPDSDFAQTFAQRFKRDYGAALLHTRINRDSVIREAAQAGLPVADFQPRSLAYLDYLALANEIIIWQNQEILENVFNNPPAQPPQTALGVCFAIQNTEAQAVNISGDFNNWTPEASPLIRLEQKGLWYTFLPLQAGRYNYQFVIDGKHRPDPRNPVTETSPFGAQQSVVEIN
- a CDS encoding metalloregulator ArsR/SmtB family transcription factor; this encodes MSAQLFNHSNDAVCDCCVIHKQLVHKVRRSLPDENSLLELADLLRVFGDSTRVRIISALLHAELCVCDIAALLGMTKSAISHQLRVLRQTKLVKHRKAGKIVYYSLDDKHVSAIFKLGLAHVRERK
- a CDS encoding heavy metal translocating P-type ATPase, which codes for MCETCGAEKQTANPSRPGLKYFCLFSGTAFFLAGLFLQLDNTARLLVFLASYILIGGEVVWQAIKNIPRGQIFDENFLMSLASIGAFTIGEYPEAAAVMLFYQIGESFQERAVARSRQAITTLMDIRPDFAVLPGGEKVDPADVPVGAVIIVRPGEKIPLDGAVIEGRSTLDVSALTGESLPREVSAGSEVLSGSVNQSGLLTIRVDKVFGESTVSKILRLVENAEQKKAPVENFITKFARYYTPAVVGAAALLAVLPPLFISGAAFTDWLYRALTFLVVSCPCALVVSVPLSFFAGIGTASQNGILVKGGNYLDALNDAGTVVFDKTGTLTRGVFSVTQVRPADGWTAEKLLETAAHAELHSNHPIAVSIRQAYGKKPDGARVTQLAEIAGQGLKIKLDGKTVLAGNAKMLAQENVPLPDKALFGAPDGTVIYLAVDQKFAGAIAIADEIKPDSRQAVTELSKLGKDIVLLTGDNQNTARQIAAALGINKVYAELLPQEKVEQLEALAQSGGKTIFVGDGINDAPALAASAVGVAMGGVGSDAAIEAADIVLMTDEPSKLPTAMWIARITRRIVWQNIIFALGIKAAILLLSALGRAGMWFAVFGDVGVCFLAILNALRIMLVKPRKN
- the eno gene encoding phosphopyruvate hydratase gives rise to the protein MCKATTIVEIKGREVLDSRGNPTVEVEVLLANGALGRAIVPSGASTGSREALELRDGDKKRYLGKGVQKAVHNVNTLIAKKVLGLDALDQLTVDSAMLKLDGTPFKKKLGANAILGVSLATARAAAAALEVPLYRYLGGTYTNELPVPMMNIINGGAHADNNIDFQEFMIVPAGAATFKEALRTGVEVFHHLKKVLKSQGLNTAVGDEGGFAPNLKSNEEAIRVIIEAIQAAGYKPGKDVFIALDVASSEFYDARKKKYLLESENKELTSEQFAQYLGRLADIYPIISIEDGMAEGDWDGWKYLTNKLGGRIQLVGDDLFVTNVKILAEGIKKGIANSILIKVNQIGSLSETFAAVQMAQKAGYTAVISHRSGESEDSTIADIAVALNAGQIKTGSASRTDRIAKYNQLLRIEEELGSNAVYSGIKSFKNL
- a CDS encoding shikimate kinase; its protein translation is MNLILIGFMGSGKTSTGRILAKQLGYKFLDTDQVVEQKNGLTCAKIFEQRGEEFFRKQETAALQELHGLDSAVIATGGGIVLSADNRDLLKKLGIVVYLKTEPAEILKRVADDVTRPLLPQENKLAEIQNLLAVRQPLYLAAAQAVVETYTGLPEKTAAEILKMLKLEPLCRP
- the aroB gene encoding 3-dehydroquinate synthase, translated to MPSVEVKLAQRSYTVRIGAGLLSRSCQLLSELDLHGKILIVSNKKVFGLYGRQLQINLAKHYQVFVYLIGDGEKYKSFSTLQKVLRFLIQNKFERSDTIAALGGGVVGDLAGFAAAVYLRGINFVQLPTTLLAQVDSSVGGKTAVNDPLGKNLIGAFYQPKLVIADTRTLRTLPAREMRCGLGEIVKYGLIAAPRLLTTLSQKADSTAEPFAQRSAELLAQCSAELLTQRSAELLAQCSAELLAQCCRIKAKIVSADERESNRRAVLNFGHTIGHALETVSHYRISHGEAVALGSLGAAHISITRGYLPWQTLDKLQKLFIQLGLPTHTGRRLNPGQIYRIMQSDKKVADSRLRMVLLQAIGKPVICPVEYAEIVAALNII